The genomic interval GCGCAGCAACGACTGCGAGCGCGGCGCCGAAGACCAGAGCGCCGCCCTGATAGCCGAGCCCGCCAGTATCGGCGAGCCAATCGCCGAGTGCGGTGCCGAGCGTTTGGGAAAAGGTAATCGTCACCCAATAGAAGATTTCGACTTTTGGGGATGCAACTGTCATCACGTCCACAGTGCCCATGGCAAAATACCAGATCGCAAGGGAGGCCAGGACAAGACAAAAGAGAATCGACGCGCCACCGGTATAGCCAATACCTAAGGAGCGATCGAAAAAGTCTGCCATGGCGGTGCCGACTGTCGTCGACGCCACGATGGCGATCCAATAGACCCAGGCGTTGAATTTCTTCGTTGATATTTGGGCTGCAACCGCGGCGACAAATATCACGAGAAATATGCCTGTGCCGATCAGATATCCGCCATTGTGCGCATTTTTGTCAGCGTGAAAAACGCTCATTGTCACCGCATCGCCGCCGGTCTCCCCAAGCGTCGTTGCAAGAATTTTGATGATCCAGAACCCGAGCGTGACGGCGGGGACCTTGCTCAAGTTGGCAGAGACTTCGTTTTTCATGAGTAATTACCTTCAATCGCTGCTTTTGCTTCCGGCCATACGTGTCGAATCTAGAGCGTTTTCGAGCGAAGTGGGCACCGGTTCGCGTGAAGAAAACGCGTCAATTCAAAATCATAGAGCCTCGCTTCTGATTCCATCAGAAGCGGAATGGCTCTAGTGGCTTTCCCAGACAGGAGTCGGTGAGGTCGATCGCCAACGTGGATTCCGAATGAGCCAGCCGACTTAGGGGGAACTTAGAAATCGAGCGGTTGACGGGAGAATTGAGGTATCGTGCTAAGGCGCCGCTAAGTGCCCTGATGAATTCAGATCGAAACGTTCCCAACATGGAGGTGGGGATCGCCTTCGGGGAAACCGGCATGTCGCCGCTGAAAAAGGCCGAACTGGCCAGGGCGACTGGTATAAAGGGACGTTTCGACGGGCCGTCGGTACGGTGTTTCATGCGTATCCTCTTGGTTGAAGATGACCGAATGGTCGGGGCGGCGGTGACGCAGGCGCTCAAAGACGCCGCCTATGCGGTGGATTGGGTGAAAGATGGCCAAACCGCGATCGAAGCAGCGCATGCGGTAACCTACGATCTCACATTGCTCGACCTCGGATTGCCATCTCCAGACGGCACCGAAGTGCTGCGCGCCTTCCGGAAGATGAACCGGCAGTTGCCCGTCATCATCGTGACTGCCCGCGATGCGATCGACGATCGTATCAACGGACTTGACCTCGGCGCGGACGATTACCTCGTCAAGCCTTTCGAAATCCGGGAGCTTCTCGCGCGCATGCGGGCCATCCTGCGGCGGCAAGGAAGCGGAAGCTCCGCAATCTTGAGCAATGGCACGATAAGTCTCGATCCGGCGACCCACGAGGTCACTCACGGTGGCGGCGCGGCACGCCTGACGGCACGGGAGTTCGCTCTTCTTCAGGCTCTCATGCTTCGCCCGGGCACGATCCTGTCGCGAGTCGATCTTGAACGGCACATCTACGGTTGGAACGAGGAGGTCGAGAGCAACGCCGTGGAGTTCCTGATCCATGCGATCCGCAAAAAGCTCGGAGCGTCGTCGATCCGCAACGTCAGGGGCGTCGGCTGGATGGTCGATCGGTCATGTTGATCGCCTCGCTGCGCGGGCGACTCTTCACGGGGCTCGCCCTACTCACCGTCGGGATGGCGCTCGCAGCGGGCTATCTCGCCTACCGGTGGGCGTTCGATGAGGCGATCGAACTTCAGGACGCGATCCTGTTGCAGGTGGGATCGCTGGCGGCAAACAACCATCTGTCGACCAGACTTCCGCCGGAAGGAAATATTGACGGTGAGGCGCAGGTTCTTATCGAGGAGATCAAGCCGAACGGCGATACGACTACGCGGGGAAATGCGCAGTCGCGGTTCTCGAGCGATCTCCCGGACGGGTTCCAGACTGTCATGCGGGGCGGGACGCAATGGCGGATCCTCGTCCGGACACGTTCCGATGGAAGTCGCGTCGCCGTCGGTCAACCGACGGCCAACCGTGACGAAGTCGCGCAGGACAGCGCGCTGCGGACGATCGTGCCACTGGGAATCCTTGTTCCCTGCCTCATGGTGCTGATTGCCGTCGTGGTGGATCGGAGCCTGCGCCCGCTTTCCCGGTTGGCAAGGCATCTTGACGCGAAGAAATCGGACCATTTGGAAAAACTGCCGACGGACGCCATTCCAACCGAATTGGTGCCATTTGTCGCATCGATCAATCGCCTCCTCGAACGCATCGCGATGATGTTCGACAAACAGCGGCGGTTCGTCGCCGATGCCGCGCATGAGCTTCGCACACCCATCACCGCCCTGGTCGTCCAGGCCGAGAATCTGGGGCAGGCCGATCTTTCGGAGGACGGGCGCGATCGTCTCAACTCCCTCAAGACCGGTATTCGCAGGATGGGGCACCTGTTGGAGCAACTGCTCGCGTTGGCGAGGTACGACAACGACACTTCCGCAGACGATCCGCAAACCGACTTTGGTCACGTCCTTAAGGAGGTGGTCGCCGATCTTCTTCCCGCCGCGCGGGACAAGTCGGTTGATCTTGGTTTTGCTTGCATCGAACCGGTTTCGGTTGGGGTCGAACCGGTCGCCCTTACGGTCCTTGCTCGAAATCTGCTCGACAATGCCTTGAGACACACGCCCCCGGGCGGACGGGTGGACGTAAGTCTTTTTGCTGAAAAGGAGCTTGTGGTTTTCAGGGTTGAAGATACCGGATCCGGAATTCCGGATGCTGATCTTGGTCGGATATTCGAGCCCTTCTTTCGGGGAAGTCATGCTCGCGGTGAGGGGGTCGGTCTTGGTCTTTCGATCGTACGGCGCATCGTCGATCGATGTCACGGATTAATCAGACTTCAAAATAAGCCAGGCATTGAAGGGTCTGGCCTGCGGGCGACAGTCTCCTTCCCGCAGAAATGAAGCGCAATGGGTTGCGCTGTAAAAGGAATCTGTGCGTTCGATCGCGGTACCGAACATCAGTTGGTGCCGTATGTTCTTCCGTCGTTTCGAACCTCATTCTGCCTAAGCTTTCGAGGGGAGACCAACCCCGCGCGACCGCGCCTCCAGCTATGCCGGCGAAGGTGTCGGCAGAGCAGGCATAACCGCGGCGATGAATTGACGCGCGACGATCGATGAAGACGTTTGACCCGGCCGAGTTTGTAGTATAAGATATATGAAGGATATGTATTTTTATTTGACGATGATGCGGCACAAAGGATTTCTCTAACCTCGCCGCGCTGTAAGAAGTGACACCTGATTTCGTCGGCTCTGCGTGAATCGCCTACCTGCTGGAAAACGCTGGGGAGGGGTTATGGTTCAGGAAGTCGTCTGGGGCGTCTCAATCGTGCTGATGGGGACGCTCGCCGCTGTATTCGCTTGGGTGGCGATAGGCGCCAATGTCGCGCTCGCTGATTACGGCCCTATCATCGCGTCGGCATACCGACTGCGCACATGGCTGTTCGGCCTCGCTATCATCGTCCTGATAGGAACGAACTATTACACCCTCGGCAAACTTCCCTACGTGTCGCGTATGTCTGCGCCAACGTCCGCCAAAGCGGCGCAGCCCGTCGAGGCCGTCGCCGAGCAGTGGTCGTGGAGTATCAAACCAGACGCGTTTCGGGTCGGAGAGACGGCGGAATTTCACGTCGCCAGCAAGGACGTGAACCACGGTTTTGCGCTCTACGATCCAGACATGCGCATCGTTGCTCAAACCCAGGCGATGCCCGGATACATCAACGTGCTGCGCTACACCTTCAATGAACCGGGCGTTTATCGGGTGTTGTGCCTCGAATATTGCGGGGTCGCGCATCACGAGATGACGGCGGAAATCAAAGTCTCCACGCATTAAGCGGCGCAGCCAGGAGGATGCTATGACCGTCCAAGCCGTGCAAAGCCGGAGCGCGACGAGCGCACGCGCTGCTGTTCTCGCCTACATAGTCGTGTCTGGACTTGTTCTGTTGCTGATGATGCTGCTCGGACTGACGATGCGCCTGGCGCAGGCGCAATGGATCAGTATCCAGCCGGATTTCTTCTACGTCATCATGACTATGCATGGCGCCGGCATGGTCGGCATCGCCGGCTTGAGCGGCGCTGCGGTGATGTGGTATTTTGTGCGTCGTCACGTGCCGGTGTCGACGGCGGTGTTCGTCGCCAATCTGGTGTTCTTCCTGATCGGCGCCGTACTCATTCTCGGTAGCGGTTTCATCGGCGGATTCGCCGCCGCCTGGACCTTCCTGTTCCCGCTGCCCGCACATTCCGGCGAGCTTTGGTCGGTCAATGCAGCCGCTTCCTACATGGTGGGCTTGCTGTTCGTCGGCGTCGGCTTTCTGCTGCTGCATCTCGACATCGCCCGCGGCATTCTTTCCGTCTATGGCGGGCTGGGCGCGGCGCTCGGTGTCAAACAAGCCTTTGGTCTGGCGCCGGAAGATGAAGGGCCGCCGGCTGCCGTCACAGCTTCGACGATGGTGCTGATCATCAACATCCTCGGCATTCTGCTCGGCGCCGCTGTGCTCGTCGTCTCGCTGGTC from Nitrobacter sp. NHB1 carries:
- a CDS encoding COG4705 family protein, giving the protein MKNEVSANLSKVPAVTLGFWIIKILATTLGETGGDAVTMSVFHADKNAHNGGYLIGTGIFLVIFVAAVAAQISTKKFNAWVYWIAIVASTTVGTAMADFFDRSLGIGYTGGASILFCLVLASLAIWYFAMGTVDVMTVASPKVEIFYWVTITFSQTLGTALGDWLADTGGLGYQGGALVFGAALAVVAALYYWTSVSRVFLFWTAFILTRPLGATVGDFLDKPINHGGLDLSRPLASAMLAAVIVGLIFLLPQRAGQHPA
- a CDS encoding response regulator transcription factor translates to MRILLVEDDRMVGAAVTQALKDAAYAVDWVKDGQTAIEAAHAVTYDLTLLDLGLPSPDGTEVLRAFRKMNRQLPVIIVTARDAIDDRINGLDLGADDYLVKPFEIRELLARMRAILRRQGSGSSAILSNGTISLDPATHEVTHGGGAARLTAREFALLQALMLRPGTILSRVDLERHIYGWNEEVESNAVEFLIHAIRKKLGASSIRNVRGVGWMVDRSC
- a CDS encoding ATP-binding protein codes for the protein MLIASLRGRLFTGLALLTVGMALAAGYLAYRWAFDEAIELQDAILLQVGSLAANNHLSTRLPPEGNIDGEAQVLIEEIKPNGDTTTRGNAQSRFSSDLPDGFQTVMRGGTQWRILVRTRSDGSRVAVGQPTANRDEVAQDSALRTIVPLGILVPCLMVLIAVVVDRSLRPLSRLARHLDAKKSDHLEKLPTDAIPTELVPFVASINRLLERIAMMFDKQRRFVADAAHELRTPITALVVQAENLGQADLSEDGRDRLNSLKTGIRRMGHLLEQLLALARYDNDTSADDPQTDFGHVLKEVVADLLPAARDKSVDLGFACIEPVSVGVEPVALTVLARNLLDNALRHTPPGGRVDVSLFAEKELVVFRVEDTGSGIPDADLGRIFEPFFRGSHARGEGVGLGLSIVRRIVDRCHGLIRLQNKPGIEGSGLRATVSFPQK